From Actinopolyspora lacussalsi, a single genomic window includes:
- a CDS encoding BCCT family betaine/carnitine transporter (product_source=KO:K03451; cog=COG1292; ko=KO:K03451; pfam=PF02028; superfamily=48498; tigrfam=TIGR00842; transmembrane_helix_parts=Inside_1_4,TMhelix_5_23,Outside_24_37,TMhelix_38_60,Inside_61_80,TMhelix_81_103,Outside_104_131,TMhelix_132_154,Inside_155_178,TMhelix_179_201,Outside_202_220,TMhelix_221_243,Inside_244_255,TMhelix_256_278,Outside_279_307,TMhelix_308_330,Inside_331_342,TMhelix_343_365,Outside_366_389,TMhelix_390_412,Inside_413_441,TMhelix_442_461,Outside_462_465,TMhelix_466_483,Inside_484_536) — protein MDRRVFWWSLLLVGVICVPVMIAPERGQQALDAVLGLLTGQFGWLYLWFAIAVFGFLVWLGCSRYGKVKFGTEQDKPEFSTLSWLAMIFTASIGGGIMYWGVIEWAYYYNDPPMQMNSGSVEAAHWAATYPMFHWGFTAWGLFCLPALALAYVYHVRKQRTLRLSDACRGVLGRHADGWIGRVIDVLFIFGLVGAAGTSLGLEVPMVSGGLAQITPLRPGMVLDVAVIVVWTLLFGVSVFLGLQKGLRRLADINIWLAFGLGAFILVMGPTVFMIDTFTNSVGILLQNFVEMSFYTDPVGGSGFEEDWTVFYWGWWISYAPFVGLFVARISKGRTIRGMIAGMCLAGSAGCWVAFGLLGNTAMFYQIADIVPVADIVRSQGNVAGTMAALSQLPLGTIVLAAFVLLVVLFLATTLDSSAYTMAAVSSRELPRGVDPARWHRVFWAVVLAAVSIALMYAGGLEALQTLSIITAFPLIFVLALVAESLRRWLKADHGGGGAAGVAVASDSSSEAVPRSESPATTEEPRDDRPVAATSE, from the coding sequence GTGGACAGACGGGTGTTCTGGTGGTCCCTGCTGTTGGTGGGGGTCATCTGCGTACCGGTGATGATCGCGCCGGAACGTGGTCAGCAGGCACTGGACGCGGTGTTGGGCCTGCTGACGGGTCAGTTCGGGTGGCTGTACCTGTGGTTCGCCATCGCGGTGTTCGGCTTCCTGGTGTGGCTGGGCTGCAGCCGGTACGGCAAAGTGAAGTTCGGCACCGAGCAGGACAAGCCGGAGTTCTCCACGCTGAGCTGGCTGGCGATGATCTTCACCGCCTCGATCGGCGGCGGCATCATGTACTGGGGGGTCATCGAATGGGCCTACTACTACAACGATCCGCCCATGCAGATGAACTCCGGCAGTGTCGAGGCGGCGCACTGGGCCGCCACTTACCCCATGTTCCACTGGGGGTTCACGGCCTGGGGGCTGTTCTGCCTGCCCGCCCTGGCGCTGGCCTACGTCTACCACGTGCGCAAGCAGCGCACCCTGCGGCTCAGTGATGCCTGCCGCGGCGTGCTCGGAAGGCACGCCGACGGTTGGATCGGCCGCGTCATCGACGTGCTGTTCATCTTCGGTCTCGTGGGCGCGGCGGGCACCTCGCTGGGGCTCGAGGTGCCGATGGTCTCCGGCGGACTCGCCCAGATCACACCGCTCCGGCCGGGCATGGTGCTCGACGTCGCGGTGATCGTGGTGTGGACCCTGCTGTTCGGCGTCAGCGTGTTCCTCGGTCTGCAGAAGGGGTTGCGCAGGCTCGCCGACATCAACATCTGGCTGGCTTTCGGGCTGGGTGCCTTCATCCTCGTGATGGGACCCACCGTTTTCATGATCGACACGTTCACGAACAGTGTCGGCATTCTGCTCCAGAACTTCGTGGAGATGAGCTTCTACACCGATCCGGTCGGCGGTTCCGGGTTCGAGGAGGACTGGACCGTCTTCTACTGGGGCTGGTGGATCTCCTACGCGCCCTTCGTGGGACTGTTCGTGGCCAGGATCTCCAAGGGCCGCACCATCCGGGGGATGATCGCCGGAATGTGCCTCGCGGGCAGCGCCGGATGCTGGGTCGCTTTCGGCCTGCTGGGCAACACCGCGATGTTCTACCAGATCGCCGACATCGTGCCGGTCGCCGACATCGTGCGCTCACAGGGCAATGTCGCGGGCACCATGGCCGCGCTTTCGCAGCTGCCGCTGGGCACGATCGTGCTCGCGGCGTTCGTGCTGCTGGTGGTGTTGTTCCTGGCCACCACGCTGGATTCCTCGGCCTACACCATGGCCGCCGTGTCCTCCCGGGAACTGCCCCGCGGCGTCGATCCCGCCCGCTGGCACCGGGTCTTCTGGGCGGTGGTGCTGGCCGCTGTCTCGATCGCTCTGATGTACGCGGGCGGTCTCGAGGCCCTGCAAACACTGTCGATCATCACCGCCTTCCCGCTCATTTTCGTGCTGGCGCTGGTCGCGGAGTCGCTGCGGCGGTGGCTCAAGGCCGATCACGGAGGTGGCGGTGCCGCGGGCGTCGCCGTCGCCTCCGACAGCTCTTCCGAAGCCGTCCCGCGCTCCGAATCCCCGGCCACGACCGAGGAGCCGCGCGACGATCGCCCCGTGGCAGCCACCAGCGAGTGA